The following proteins come from a genomic window of Vallitaleaceae bacterium 9-2:
- a CDS encoding energy-coupling factor transporter ATPase, with protein MFIKSKQVSYDYNVHNDVGDIETTYRALSSIDLEIKKGDFIVILGHNGSGKSTFAKHLNALLLPTEGTLYVNDIDTTDAERIWELRKSAGMVFQNPDNQMIATIVEEEVAFGPENLGVASEEIVFRVDQALSTVDMKEYAMHSPNKLSGGQKQRIAIAGVVAMHPECIILDEPTAMLDPSGRKEVVDTIKYLNQSENMTIILITHYMEEAIDADYIYVMEEGKIACQGKPKEIFSDVEAMKKMHLDVPQTVELAYMLQQEGVEIPLDILNVEEMVETLWQLKSKN; from the coding sequence ATGTTTATTAAATCAAAACAAGTCAGTTATGATTATAACGTCCATAACGATGTGGGCGATATAGAAACTACATATAGAGCTTTGTCTTCCATTGATTTGGAAATCAAAAAAGGAGATTTTATTGTTATTTTGGGACACAATGGTTCTGGAAAATCGACTTTTGCAAAGCATTTGAATGCATTATTATTACCAACAGAGGGAACACTATATGTGAACGACATTGATACCACTGATGCCGAGCGTATTTGGGAACTTAGAAAAAGTGCAGGGATGGTCTTTCAAAACCCTGATAACCAAATGATTGCCACCATTGTTGAGGAAGAAGTCGCTTTTGGTCCGGAAAATTTAGGGGTTGCCTCAGAGGAAATAGTTTTTCGAGTAGATCAGGCATTGAGCACCGTTGATATGAAAGAATATGCTATGCATTCACCGAATAAGCTATCAGGAGGACAAAAGCAGCGTATTGCTATTGCAGGCGTTGTTGCGATGCATCCAGAGTGCATTATCTTAGACGAGCCTACAGCAATGTTGGACCCTTCAGGACGAAAAGAAGTGGTGGATACGATCAAGTATCTGAACCAATCTGAAAATATGACCATTATTTTAATTACCCATTATATGGAAGAGGCTATTGATGCAGACTATATCTATGTCATGGAAGAAGGAAAAATAGCGTGTCAAGGCAAACCTAAGGAGATTTTTTCAGATGTAGAAGCAATGAAGAAAATGCACTTAGATGTGCCACAAACAGTTGAACTTGCATATATGCTGCAACAAGAAGGGGTGGAGATTCCCTTAGATATATTAAATGTAGAGGAGATGGTGGAAACGTTATGGCAATTGAAATCAAAGAATTAA
- a CDS encoding energy-coupling factor transporter ATPase, which translates to MAIEIKELSYIYSQGTPYEKHALNGVNLTIEQGEFIGLIGHTGSGKSTLIQHLNALLKPTSGSVVIDGLSLFEEKTSKKAIRQQVGLVFQYPEHQLFELTVYKDVAFGPKNMGLEDDEIHERVIEALKKVGLEEEIYEKSPFELSGGQKRRVAIAGVLAMKPHILILDEPTAGLDPYGRDEILNEIKRMHLQENMTIILVSHSMEDIANYVERIIVMDGGSVILQGDKYTVFKEVELLERIGLGVPQVAKICNELAKKGFVFDQTITTLDEAVKALKPQLVKKQ; encoded by the coding sequence ATGGCAATTGAAATCAAAGAATTAAGTTACATCTACTCTCAAGGGACCCCTTATGAAAAGCATGCTCTAAATGGCGTTAATTTAACCATAGAACAAGGAGAGTTTATTGGACTTATCGGACATACAGGCTCAGGTAAATCGACGCTTATACAGCATTTAAACGCTTTGCTCAAGCCAACGTCAGGAAGCGTTGTGATTGATGGCCTTTCACTTTTTGAGGAAAAAACATCTAAAAAAGCAATTCGACAACAGGTTGGGCTGGTATTTCAGTATCCGGAGCATCAATTATTTGAATTGACGGTGTATAAGGATGTAGCCTTTGGACCTAAGAATATGGGACTTGAAGATGATGAGATTCACGAAAGAGTTATAGAAGCACTCAAAAAAGTAGGACTTGAAGAAGAAATTTATGAAAAATCACCTTTTGAATTATCGGGTGGACAAAAACGCCGTGTAGCTATTGCAGGAGTATTAGCTATGAAACCGCACATATTGATTCTAGACGAGCCAACAGCCGGTCTTGATCCTTATGGACGAGATGAGATCCTTAATGAGATTAAACGTATGCATTTACAAGAAAACATGACCATTATTCTTGTATCCCACAGCATGGAAGATATAGCGAATTATGTTGAACGTATTATTGTTATGGATGGGGGCAGCGTCATCTTACAAGGCGATAAATATACGGTGTTTAAAGAAGTTGAGTTACTTGAACGTATAGGTCTTGGGGTTCCGCAAGTCGCAAAGATATGCAATGAGTTAGCAAAGAAAGGGTTTGTATTTGACCAGACAATAACGACACTAGATGAGGCGGTTAAAGCACTCAAACCTCAGCTAGTCAAGAAACAATAG
- a CDS encoding energy-coupling factor transporter transmembrane component T → MIRDITIGQYYPIESKIHTLDPRTKLAMTFGFIISLFFGTNLLIYLIAATALAIVIKVSKVPFKYMVKGLKSIMILIVFTVIINIFMTQGDPIFTWRFLTITREGLVLAFSMAVRLILLIIGSSILTLTTSPIDLTDAIERLLKPFERIRVPAHEIAMMMTIALRFIPILLEETDKIMKAQMARGADFETGGLIKKAKSLVPLLVPLFISAFRRADELALAMEARCYRGGKGRTRMKSLAYQRQDAIMYGLIIGYLLMMVGIGIVL, encoded by the coding sequence ATGATAAGAGATATAACAATAGGACAATATTATCCCATAGAATCAAAAATTCATACATTAGACCCAAGAACCAAACTTGCAATGACCTTTGGATTTATTATTTCCTTATTTTTTGGAACGAATTTACTCATCTATTTAATTGCGGCAACAGCCCTTGCAATTGTGATAAAAGTAAGTAAAGTTCCCTTTAAGTATATGGTTAAAGGGTTAAAATCCATTATGATTTTAATTGTGTTTACGGTTATTATCAATATTTTTATGACCCAAGGCGATCCGATTTTTACATGGCGCTTTTTAACGATAACACGCGAAGGACTAGTGTTGGCTTTTTCTATGGCAGTACGTTTGATTTTGCTGATTATCGGGTCATCAATTTTGACATTGACAACATCCCCTATTGATTTGACAGATGCAATTGAGCGGCTTTTAAAGCCGTTTGAACGTATTCGGGTTCCGGCCCATGAGATTGCCATGATGATGACCATTGCACTACGTTTTATACCAATCTTACTTGAAGAGACTGATAAAATTATGAAAGCGCAAATGGCAAGAGGTGCGGACTTTGAAACAGGAGGACTAATAAAAAAAGCAAAAAGCTTGGTTCCCCTGTTAGTTCCGTTGTTTATCTCGGCTTTTCGACGCGCAGATGAACTTGCATTAGCCATGGAAGCAAGATGTTATCGAGGTGGCAAAGGACGTACACGTATGAAATCCTTAGCATATCAGCGACAAGATGCGATTATGTATGGCTTGATTATTGGATATTTGCTAATGATGGTTGGAATAGGGATTGTTTTATGA
- the truA gene encoding tRNA pseudouridine(38-40) synthase TruA, whose product MSEQKYYKLTIAYEGTNYCGWQLQKNSVSIHEVLMKAGRAFLPDDFSITGGSRTDSGVHALGYVALLKTTYDKQAYRICRAFNAYLPKDVVVYESQEVAKDFHPRYSAKGKHYRYTIYNDEYALPQYMHYAYYYHARELDAQKMQEAAQWLVGRHDFMAYSSKKTSVEDTVRTLYECCVTREHKYIHIDVKGDGFLYNMVRIIAGMLIEVGRGKIEPRAIKKILEEKDRMKATKTAPANGLTLMEIYYS is encoded by the coding sequence ATGAGTGAGCAAAAGTATTACAAATTAACCATAGCTTATGAAGGAACAAATTACTGTGGATGGCAGTTGCAAAAAAACAGTGTATCGATCCACGAAGTCTTAATGAAAGCAGGTCGAGCATTTTTACCCGATGATTTTTCTATTACAGGAGGAAGCCGGACGGACTCAGGTGTTCATGCATTGGGATATGTAGCTTTGCTAAAGACGACCTATGATAAGCAAGCATATAGAATTTGCCGTGCATTTAATGCATACTTACCCAAAGATGTTGTTGTCTATGAAAGCCAAGAAGTAGCAAAAGATTTTCATCCAAGATATAGCGCCAAAGGAAAACACTATCGCTATACGATATATAATGATGAATATGCACTTCCTCAATATATGCATTACGCATATTACTATCATGCCAGAGAACTTGATGCGCAGAAAATGCAAGAAGCGGCCCAATGGCTTGTTGGTAGACACGATTTTATGGCGTACAGTTCAAAAAAAACCTCTGTCGAAGATACTGTGCGCACATTATATGAATGTTGCGTCACGCGAGAACATAAATATATTCATATCGATGTCAAAGGCGATGGTTTCTTGTATAACATGGTAAGAATTATTGCTGGCATGCTTATTGAAGTGGGACGAGGCAAAATAGAACCGAGAGCAATCAAAAAAATATTGGAAGAAAAAGATAGGATGAAGGCAACAAAAACAGCGCCTGCCAATGGGTTGACGCTTATGGAAATATACTATAGTTAG
- a CDS encoding YibE/F family protein, translating into MHKRLIIFVILCLSFFNVALQAQSEYQEPTLYKGEIIEIISEEDSSIQTSGGEYYRRTQLLKVELLDKEKKGEIIEIKNNIDEIMAYTLEVEEGDDIYVFFEYDEEGNELAAHIHEFRRDKDIYVLAGVFVVLMIIVGGIKGIKSLITLGLTVVGIYYLLNGIVSGGNPIFLSIVVSLVLTIMTMFLVAGFNLKAISAIIGTIGGVIIAGLIALLVSNTSNLTGLGTQEAQMLVYSDHPVAFNIHGILFASILLGTLGAVMDVCMSIASAINEVTEANPLMSAMDLFKSGMNIGRDVMGTMVNTLILAYVGTSVFLILIFMVNDISYVDIINMDLVATEVVRAVSGTIGLICAIPLTAFVSSTLEKKVLN; encoded by the coding sequence ATGCATAAGAGGCTAATAATTTTTGTGATATTATGTTTAAGTTTTTTTAATGTTGCTTTGCAAGCGCAGAGTGAATATCAAGAGCCAACTTTATATAAAGGGGAAATTATTGAAATAATATCCGAGGAAGACAGCAGTATTCAGACATCAGGCGGAGAATATTATCGACGGACCCAATTATTAAAGGTTGAGTTATTAGATAAAGAAAAAAAGGGTGAAATTATCGAGATTAAGAATAATATCGATGAAATTATGGCCTATACTCTCGAGGTAGAAGAAGGCGATGATATCTATGTGTTTTTTGAATATGACGAAGAAGGCAATGAATTGGCAGCGCATATTCATGAATTTCGCCGCGATAAGGATATCTATGTATTAGCAGGAGTTTTTGTTGTACTAATGATTATTGTTGGTGGCATAAAAGGTATAAAAAGTTTGATTACACTAGGGTTAACAGTTGTAGGTATATATTATCTACTCAATGGTATTGTATCCGGAGGAAACCCTATTTTCCTCTCGATTGTTGTTAGCTTGGTTTTAACTATAATGACAATGTTTTTAGTAGCAGGATTTAATTTGAAAGCTATATCCGCCATTATCGGGACCATAGGTGGTGTTATTATCGCCGGACTTATTGCACTATTAGTAAGTAATACTTCGAATTTGACAGGTCTTGGGACACAAGAAGCTCAAATGCTTGTGTATAGTGATCATCCGGTGGCCTTTAATATTCATGGGATTCTCTTTGCCAGTATTTTGCTAGGAACCCTTGGGGCGGTCATGGATGTCTGTATGTCGATTGCCTCAGCCATCAACGAGGTGACTGAAGCCAATCCTTTGATGAGCGCCATGGATTTGTTTAAATCTGGAATGAATATTGGACGGGATGTCATGGGAACGATGGTAAATACCTTGATCTTAGCCTATGTTGGAACGTCGGTCTTTTTGATTTTGATTTTTATGGTCAATGATATTAGCTATGTAGATATCATTAATATGGACTTAGTAGCCACTGAAGTTGTGCGAGCTGTTTCGGGAACAATTGGATTAATCTGTGCTATTCCGCTAACCGCTTTTGTTTCATCAACCTTGGAAAAAAAGGTGTTAAATTAG
- the rplM gene encoding 50S ribosomal protein L13 translates to MKTFMPNAETVERKWYVVDAEGQTLGRLASEIAKVLTGKNKPIYTPHVDTGDFVIVINADKVVLTGKKLDQKLYRWHTGHPGGLREVKYRDMMNKKPEEVVMHAVKGMLPKNTLGRKMLTKLRVYKGTDHKHEAQKPEVLTFNN, encoded by the coding sequence ATGAAAACATTCATGCCAAATGCTGAAACAGTTGAAAGAAAATGGTATGTTGTCGACGCTGAAGGCCAAACTCTTGGACGTTTAGCTTCAGAAATAGCAAAAGTATTAACGGGTAAAAACAAACCGATTTATACACCACACGTGGACACAGGCGATTTCGTAATCGTAATTAATGCAGATAAAGTAGTACTTACTGGTAAAAAACTTGATCAAAAACTTTACAGATGGCATACAGGACATCCAGGTGGTCTTCGTGAAGTGAAGTATCGCGACATGATGAACAAAAAACCTGAAGAAGTTGTTATGCACGCTGTAAAAGGAATGTTACCTAAAAATACACTTGGACGTAAGATGTTAACAAAATTACGTGTATACAAAGGTACAGACCACAAACATGAAGCTCAAAAACCAGAAGTTCTTACATTCAATAATTAA
- the rpsI gene encoding 30S ribosomal protein S9, producing MAQVKYYGTGRRKSSVARVYLVPGNGNITVNKRDLDEFFGLETLKVIVKQPLVLTDTLSKFDVLVTVKGGGYTGQAGAIRHGIARALLEADIELRPALKKAGYLTRDPRMKERKKYGLKGARRAPQFSKR from the coding sequence GTGGCACAAGTTAAATATTATGGTACAGGCCGTAGAAAAAGTAGTGTAGCTAGAGTATATTTAGTACCTGGAAATGGTAATATTACAGTAAATAAAAGAGACCTTGATGAATTTTTCGGTCTTGAAACATTAAAAGTAATCGTAAAACAACCACTTGTACTTACAGATACATTATCAAAATTTGATGTATTAGTTACAGTTAAAGGTGGCGGATATACAGGTCAAGCAGGCGCAATCCGACACGGTATTGCAAGAGCTTTACTTGAAGCAGATATTGAATTACGTCCAGCCCTTAAAAAAGCAGGGTACTTAACACGTGACCCTCGTATGAAAGAACGTAAAAAATACGGACTTAAAGGCGCGCGTCGTGCACCTCAGTTCTCAAAAAGATAA
- a CDS encoding methyl-accepting chemotaxis protein: MREDQNEQQQDKNRLDITEDMENKTMRKGKEKRNKLKRASKKNLSFPKVKNRFKSKKKSVEQTTSKSINTKRKHNEVISLKLKLILSHVLIAVLPMILIAVLLYNTGKGSILEEVEKANLAVANQVTNIIDFKTNAIDSNSMVLIASQEVLATVSKNIENYENLYYMLKEREDNIYTLVTSLQSSEKSIKSIAFIKEDEVIEQTKQTYYTAENFTKDYFASPEYQAVDKAKSRPVWFYGLFGTEDLFFMRQVRNIYSAASVSVLTFAIDPSYIESLFDPEQLGEGAKMSLIDSEGRVVLSTDEERNVSDKANISDELLVDLAKQVDNDPAAKSYSGSFITENNVDHETMVVYETTNAGWTYVAEIPTAAIFTGVNMMRDAAILIVGLSMIGAIIIGILLAFNIVKPIYYIRNKMQEVEKGNLFVRSDFKGRFEFGQLSHSFNSMTENMAQLINETKRITKAVESDSDELKKISEQSALASKEVILAVESLSEGATEQANDADNTAGVIKELVNQMNKTEETFNQVVGVTNRTKKASAEAAVTIEELNETTSETIQLSNNIKTDMDDLSKRFKDILGIIDMINAISSQTNLLALNAAIEAARAGDAGKGFAVVADEVRKLASQSSDAAKDISDIVTNIYNATKKTGTMIEEGSEIYSRQEIAVKNTEKTFKEIAQDMDSIIQEVDKVYILLSELDGIQVEATDSITSIAAIAQESASAIEEVLATGEEQTAAADHMSEMANKLAEIIVVMNKNVERFKLEENE; the protein is encoded by the coding sequence ATGAGAGAGGACCAAAATGAGCAGCAACAGGACAAGAATCGTCTAGACATTACAGAGGATATGGAGAATAAAACTATGCGAAAAGGTAAAGAAAAAAGAAACAAATTAAAAAGGGCAAGTAAAAAAAATCTTAGTTTTCCTAAAGTAAAAAATCGTTTTAAATCTAAGAAAAAATCCGTAGAACAAACAACATCAAAGAGTATCAACACAAAGCGTAAGCATAATGAGGTGATTTCATTAAAGCTGAAGTTAATCTTATCCCATGTGCTCATTGCTGTGTTGCCGATGATTCTTATTGCTGTGCTTTTATATAATACAGGAAAGGGGTCCATACTCGAAGAAGTTGAAAAAGCCAACCTTGCTGTTGCCAATCAGGTGACAAATATTATTGACTTTAAAACAAATGCAATTGATTCCAACTCAATGGTATTGATTGCTAGCCAAGAAGTTTTAGCAACGGTTAGCAAAAATATTGAGAATTATGAAAACCTATATTATATGCTTAAAGAACGAGAAGATAATATTTATACACTGGTTACGTCCTTACAGTCTTCAGAAAAAAGTATAAAATCCATTGCATTCATCAAAGAAGATGAAGTTATAGAACAAACAAAACAAACCTATTATACAGCAGAGAATTTCACAAAAGATTATTTTGCAAGTCCTGAATATCAAGCTGTAGATAAAGCAAAGTCGAGACCGGTTTGGTTTTATGGATTATTTGGAACAGAAGATTTGTTCTTTATGCGACAAGTACGTAATATATACTCAGCGGCTTCCGTATCTGTATTGACATTTGCTATTGATCCTTCTTATATTGAGAGCCTATTCGACCCAGAACAATTAGGTGAAGGGGCGAAGATGAGCTTGATTGACAGTGAAGGGCGTGTTGTACTGTCAACGGACGAAGAGCGCAACGTTTCAGATAAAGCGAATATAAGTGATGAACTATTAGTAGATTTGGCAAAGCAAGTGGATAATGACCCTGCTGCAAAATCCTATAGTGGATCATTTATCACAGAAAATAATGTTGATCATGAGACAATGGTTGTTTATGAAACCACCAATGCAGGATGGACGTATGTAGCTGAGATACCAACAGCGGCGATATTTACCGGAGTTAATATGATGCGTGATGCAGCCATCCTTATTGTTGGGCTTAGTATGATTGGCGCTATTATCATTGGAATATTATTAGCATTTAATATTGTAAAACCAATTTACTATATCCGAAATAAGATGCAAGAAGTTGAAAAAGGTAATCTATTTGTACGAAGTGACTTTAAAGGTAGATTTGAGTTCGGACAATTATCTCATAGTTTTAACAGTATGACAGAGAATATGGCGCAACTGATTAATGAGACAAAACGAATTACAAAGGCGGTTGAATCAGATTCTGACGAATTAAAGAAAATTTCAGAACAATCAGCGCTTGCATCTAAAGAAGTTATTCTTGCGGTTGAGTCTTTATCAGAAGGTGCAACAGAACAAGCCAATGATGCAGATAACACGGCGGGAGTTATCAAAGAGTTAGTAAACCAAATGAATAAAACAGAAGAAACATTTAATCAAGTGGTTGGAGTGACAAATCGAACGAAAAAAGCCAGTGCAGAAGCAGCGGTTACGATTGAAGAATTAAATGAAACGACAAGTGAGACCATACAATTATCCAATAATATCAAGACGGATATGGACGATTTATCTAAGCGATTCAAAGATATTTTAGGTATTATTGATATGATTAATGCGATTAGCTCACAAACCAACTTACTGGCATTAAATGCAGCTATTGAAGCAGCAAGAGCGGGAGATGCAGGAAAAGGTTTTGCAGTGGTTGCCGATGAAGTTCGAAAATTGGCAAGTCAATCCAGTGATGCGGCGAAAGATATTAGTGATATCGTAACAAATATCTATAACGCAACGAAAAAAACAGGTACAATGATTGAAGAAGGTAGCGAGATTTATAGTCGACAAGAAATTGCGGTTAAAAATACGGAAAAAACATTTAAAGAAATTGCACAGGATATGGATAGCATCATTCAAGAAGTCGATAAAGTGTATATTTTGTTAAGTGAGTTAGACGGTATTCAAGTGGAAGCAACAGACTCCATTACAAGTATTGCTGCAATTGCTCAAGAATCCGCGTCAGCGATTGAAGAAGTATTGGCAACAGGAGAAGAACAAACGGCGGCTGCAGATCATATGAGTGAAATGGCTAATAAATTAGCGGAAATCATCGTTGTGATGAATAAAAATGTAGAACGTTTTAAACTCGAAGAGAATGAATAA